The nucleotide sequence AAGTTGGTTTTACATCTATTTGACCGGAAACTTTGGAAATAACTTTTCCTTCTTCACCTGGAATATGAATAAAGAATGGAACTCGTTGTAATTGTACTTCGTCATACGGTGTGATTTCTTTATCTAAATACATTCCCATCGCTTTATTATGAAAATCGCTTATTCCATAGTGATCTCCCATTAACACAATAATGGAATCTTCATAAAGACCGGATGTTTTCAATTGATCAAAGAAATCTTTTAAAGATTCGTCCATATAGCGAACGGTTTGGAAATATTGATTCAATGTTTTGGAATTAGAATCATATTTATCAAGCGTTGCATCTTCTTCACTCAAGTCAAACGGATAGTGGTTCGTCAACGTAATGAACTTCGAGTAGAACGGTTGTGGAATCGATTGTAAATATTTCAAGGACTGTTCAAAAAATGGCTTATCTTTTAATCCCCAGCCAATGGAATTCTCTTCCGTTACTTGATAAGAATCTACATCATAAAACTCGTCATAACCGATGTTATCGTACATCACATCACGGTTCCAGAAACTTTTGTTGTTTGCGTGAAACACCGACGTATAGTAACCAGCCTCACCTAATAATTCAGGCATCGCGTTATATTCATTTTGACCATGCGTAAAGAATACAGCACCTCGTGGTAATGGGTAGAGTGAATTCTCTACTAAAAATTCTGAATCGGACGTCTTTCCTTGTGCTGTTTGATGATAGAAGTTTTCGAAATAGAAACTCTCACCAATTAAGTCATTTAAGAAAGGCGTAATCTCTTCCCCATGAAGCGTATTATTGATGACGAAGGACTGTAGAGATTCCATGGAAACAAAGATTAGGTTTTTCCCTTCCGCTATCCCAAACAAATCAGATTTATCATCACTTTTTACATTTTCTTCGACATAGGATTCAATTTCAGGCATTTCATTTCCATCCGCAAATACTCGTTGTGCCTTCGTTTTGGAATGCAAGGCGATATCGTAGATATGATAGTTGAATACCCCGATATTTTTC is from Radiobacillus kanasensis and encodes:
- a CDS encoding LTA synthase family protein, with translation MLSKRFNIPLYILASILFGVKTYILYRFVFNISLDNMMQELILFINPFVSAFLVFAISVWLSPKRQMTFIRYTSLIGTLVLYFNLVFYRNFADFITIPVLFQGSNAADLGSSVLSLIHVPDLLFFLDVVIIWYLSKRQAPAMSVAYKKRNRVMALTVSLLLLAGNFILAEIERPQLFQRTFDREYLVKNIGVFNYHIYDIALHSKTKAQRVFADGNEMPEIESYVEENVKSDDKSDLFGIAEGKNLIFVSMESLQSFVINNTLHGEEITPFLNDLIGESFYFENFYHQTAQGKTSDSEFLVENSLYPLPRGAVFFTHGQNEYNAMPELLGEAGYYTSVFHANNKSFWNRDVMYDNIGYDEFYDVDSYQVTEENSIGWGLKDKPFFEQSLKYLQSIPQPFYSKFITLTNHYPFDLSEEDATLDKYDSNSKTLNQYFQTVRYMDESLKDFFDQLKTSGLYEDSIIVLMGDHYGISDFHNKAMGMYLDKEITPYDEVQLQRVPFFIHIPGEEGKVISKVSGQIDVKPTLLHLLGIENSNDITFGTDLFTEDRKDFIALRDGSFISEEYIYTEEKCYDRQSGEVLYPLEEEADSTASEESSNNEEANMCTPIKDKVEKELNYSDQIIYGDLFRFYNFDKK